Part of the Candidatus Margulisiibacteriota bacterium genome is shown below.
CCCTGGAGTTGGATTAAGTTATTCAGAGTTAATCAACGACATTGGTTTCTCTATTGATTGTGCTTATTATTTGGACAGAACTGTTGATTCAGGAACTGCTTTTGGAATTACTGCTCCATTTTCAGGAACATTGGTTAAGTTTTCACAATTAATAACTCAAGCAAACTTACTAACTTCAATTAGTGACAATTTAATCGTTTTTGGAGGAATTAATTATACCTATATGTCTTTTACTAATACGTCTGCCAAATTAGAAGGTGATTTTGGTTATCAAGCTGGAGCAATTTTAGGCTCAGACACCTTATCTTTTAAATTAGCTTACCAACTTATTAACGGAAAACTTGTCTCAGAGTCAGGTATTTCATCTGACAAATTTACAGCAAGCGGATTAGTTGCTTCTGTAATGCTAACAATTTAGGAGATAGGTACAAATGAAAAAAAATAGAGCATTTACAGCTATCGTCTTTGTTTGCCTATTAGGAATACAGGTCATGGCATATACCCCCGCTGTCATAGGTGGAGTAAGAGATGGCACTGCTTTAGGATTAGTTTTTGAAAGTGGATCTCGTGTAAATGATCTGAATATAAGATTTGGACTAGAAGCCACTACTTCAAATACACCAGGAATTATGTTTGTCGGAGGAAAATGGTTTCTTCGTGACTTAAATAACACCAAATTACCTATGTTTTTAAATCTTGGTATTGTTGCATATCTTGGAAACGAAGCAAATGTGGGTCCTTATGTATCTATTATGTTAGAACGTTTTCTGGACATGCCAGATTTGTTTCTTGAGGTCGGGATAGACATAGTAACCTCGGGGAAACTACAAGCTCAGGTCGGATATTTTTTCTAAAAAATACCTGAAATGCTAAATGAATTATGGAAACTTAAAATAAGGAGGATTTGATTATGAAAAAAGTATTATTTTGCACTGTTTTAATGTCTTTATCTTTGTTAAGCATACCTTTTGCAGCGGCCCCCTACCCTGGGTTCTATCTAGGCGATAGTAAACGGGAGGTAAGTAATGGTTATGAAGTAGGGGTGACTCTGACAAAACCTGCTGACAATGTCCGATGGGCAACCGAAGCGAATTTAGGTGTCATTGCCTCAAGTAAACTTTATTTTACCTATGGACTAAACTTAATTTACAACGTTCTACCGTATAGCAATGTTATACCTTATGTCTTTACTGGAATTGGTGGCGACATTGGACAAAACAGTTTTTACGCTGGTTTAAATGTAGGCGCAGGTCTAAAGTTTATCCTAGCCCCAGATTGGATATATAGTCTGCAGACTAGGCATATTTGGTATGGTGAGCGTGACTCAGAATGGATGTTTGCCGGTATTCTAAATGTTCCCTTTGGAAATCGTAAAGAAACTATTGTTGTTGTGAATAACACCACGACTAATTACCGTGAACCAGTCGCAGTTATACCAGCAAAAGCTATTGTGGATAGCCAAGGTCAATTTTTAGGAATCAACCTTGACATCAATTTTGAGACTGACAGTGATGTCGTATCTCCCATTTATGCAGAGGATTTAAAGGACTTCGCTTATTATTTAAAAAAGCATCCAGAACAAAAAATTG
Proteins encoded:
- a CDS encoding OmpA family protein, with product MKKVLFCTVLMSLSLLSIPFAAAPYPGFYLGDSKREVSNGYEVGVTLTKPADNVRWATEANLGVIASSKLYFTYGLNLIYNVLPYSNVIPYVFTGIGGDIGQNSFYAGLNVGAGLKFILAPDWIYSLQTRHIWYGERDSEWMFAGILNVPFGNRKETIVVVNNTTTNYREPVAVIPAKAIVDSQGQFLGINLDINFETDSDVVSPIYAEDLKDFAYYLKKHPEQKIEIQGHTDDEMSKLNDNLDLSYRRAYSVAKVLIVKYGVSTDQLIVKGYGSLKPLVKNNSKDSRSMNRRIQAVLVKQQ